The following coding sequences are from one Paenibacillus sp. JDR-2 window:
- the panD gene encoding aspartate 1-decarboxylase, giving the protein MYRTMMKSKLHRATVTEANLNYVGSITIDEDLMDAADIWENEKVQIVNNNNGARFETYVITGKRGSGVICLNGAAARQVQPGDQVIIISYASMSNEEARAHKPIVTILDSDNRPLKSLSEEIHATVL; this is encoded by the coding sequence ATGTATAGAACGATGATGAAATCGAAGCTGCACCGGGCTACCGTAACGGAAGCGAACCTGAATTATGTCGGAAGCATTACCATTGACGAGGATTTGATGGATGCAGCCGATATCTGGGAAAATGAAAAGGTGCAAATCGTGAACAACAACAACGGCGCTCGTTTTGAAACATATGTTATCACGGGCAAACGCGGCTCCGGCGTGATATGTCTTAACGGCGCGGCTGCGCGACAGGTTCAGCCGGGAGACCAGGTCATTATTATTTCTTATGCTTCCATGTCCAACGAAGAAGCGCGCGCGCACAAGCCGATCGTAACGATCCTGGACAGCGATAACCGTCCGCTGAAAAGCTTGTCCGAGGAAATTCACGCAACGGTTTTGTAA
- a CDS encoding CCA tRNA nucleotidyltransferase — translation MEVRFDMPNLMLQAIPVLEALVQQGFEAVFVGGCVRDTAMGLPIKDVDIATSARPEQVMSIFPRCIPTGLQHGTVTVLHDGGSYEVTTFRTESEYEKHRRPLQVEFIDRLDGDLLRRDLTINAMAMNAAGELYDPFRGLNDLKNRTIRCVGDADARFQEDALRMLRTIRFASQFEFTIAHTTWRALVRHRELLRHIAMERVHAELDRMIGGAHPGRALHLLAASKLLRYTGTVLPAAEKLAQVDPSYSELDKLNDPDARYAALLLAEGITLSDAEETLKALRLPTQKMNAILSVLFVQFAMNQLNQQSGLRLVWTSTVLQYGEEASRRWLSIVVWNQKHHLHDQKNLFDKWLDAMPAMTLKQLNLNGKQLAEELQRVTGNWTGLMLKRLLLEVALDKLPNEKDLLLKQAQIWNAEDQ, via the coding sequence ATGGAAGTACGCTTCGATATGCCAAACCTCATGTTGCAGGCAATACCTGTGCTTGAAGCGCTTGTGCAGCAGGGCTTTGAAGCTGTATTTGTCGGAGGCTGCGTAAGAGATACAGCTATGGGACTGCCGATTAAGGATGTTGACATTGCAACTTCGGCTAGACCCGAGCAGGTGATGTCGATTTTTCCGCGCTGTATTCCGACGGGGCTGCAGCACGGAACGGTGACTGTCCTGCATGATGGCGGCTCTTATGAAGTGACGACCTTCCGTACGGAATCGGAATACGAGAAGCATCGCCGCCCATTGCAGGTCGAGTTCATCGACCGCTTGGACGGCGATTTGCTGCGCCGTGATTTAACCATAAATGCAATGGCGATGAATGCTGCCGGGGAGCTGTACGATCCTTTTCGCGGTTTGAATGATCTTAAGAATAGAACGATTCGCTGCGTAGGCGATGCTGACGCCAGGTTCCAGGAGGATGCGCTGAGAATGCTGCGGACGATCAGGTTTGCTTCGCAGTTTGAGTTCACTATTGCTCACACTACCTGGAGAGCGCTTGTCAGGCATCGGGAACTGCTTCGACACATTGCCATGGAGCGCGTTCATGCCGAGCTGGACCGCATGATAGGAGGAGCTCATCCCGGGCGTGCATTGCATCTTCTTGCAGCCAGCAAATTGCTAAGATACACGGGCACGGTTCTGCCTGCAGCAGAAAAGCTTGCGCAAGTTGATCCTTCTTATAGCGAATTAGACAAGCTTAACGATCCGGATGCCCGTTATGCCGCGCTATTATTGGCGGAAGGGATCACGCTCTCTGATGCAGAAGAAACTTTAAAGGCGCTTCGTCTTCCTACTCAGAAGATGAACGCAATTTTGTCCGTTTTGTTCGTACAGTTCGCCATGAATCAGCTTAATCAGCAATCCGGTTTGCGGCTTGTTTGGACAAGTACGGTTCTTCAATATGGAGAAGAAGCATCTCGCAGATGGCTTTCGATAGTCGTGTGGAATCAAAAGCATCATCTTCATGACCAGAAAAACTTGTTTGATAAATGGCTGGACGCAATGCCCGCCATGACGTTAAAGCAGCTGAACCTGAACGGCAAACAACTCGCGGAAGAACTGCAAAGGGTAACTGGTAATTGGACAGGCCTGATGCTTAAACGCCTCCTGCTGGAGGTAGCGCTGGACAAGCTGCCAAACGAGAAAGATTTATTACTTAAGCAAGCTCAAATATGGAATGCCGAGGACCAATAA
- the panC gene encoding pantoate--beta-alanine ligase yields the protein MILCRTIAELKNELISIKKSNDNATIGLVPTMGFLHEGHASLMRQSVSENTASVLSIFVNPMQFGPNEDFDRYPRDEARDLALAKENGIDIVFMPDVKEMYPSKPRTSVIISQLTDRLCGASRPGHFDGVGLVVSKLFHLVQPDRAYFGMKDAQQLAVIQQMTDDLNIPVEIVPCPIVREPDGLALSSRNVYLSAEQRQQAVVLSQSLNLAKAWMKEKGITPEELLARIKAKINEASQADIDYAEWLTYPSLELPVRSEPIAAQSGKFILALAVKFGSTRLIDNALFVPTTEVNDHV from the coding sequence GTGATTTTGTGTCGAACCATAGCTGAGCTAAAAAACGAACTCATTTCTATTAAAAAATCTAACGACAATGCTACAATCGGCTTAGTGCCGACAATGGGATTCCTGCATGAAGGCCATGCCAGCCTGATGCGCCAATCGGTGTCGGAGAATACCGCTTCGGTCTTATCCATTTTCGTTAACCCGATGCAGTTTGGTCCTAACGAAGACTTCGATCGTTATCCTCGCGATGAGGCGAGGGATCTTGCGCTTGCGAAGGAGAACGGCATTGATATCGTCTTTATGCCGGATGTAAAGGAAATGTACCCTTCTAAGCCGCGCACTTCGGTTATTATAAGCCAGCTGACGGACCGTCTGTGCGGCGCCTCGAGACCGGGACATTTCGACGGGGTGGGTCTTGTCGTCAGCAAGCTGTTCCATCTGGTGCAGCCGGACCGGGCGTATTTCGGAATGAAAGATGCCCAGCAGCTTGCGGTTATTCAACAGATGACAGATGATTTGAATATTCCGGTCGAAATCGTGCCATGTCCGATTGTGCGGGAGCCGGACGGTCTTGCGCTCAGCTCGCGCAATGTCTATTTGTCGGCGGAGCAACGCCAGCAGGCAGTGGTATTGTCCCAATCACTGAACCTTGCGAAAGCATGGATGAAAGAGAAAGGGATCACTCCCGAGGAACTGCTTGCAAGAATAAAAGCGAAAATCAACGAAGCAAGCCAAGCTGACATTGACTACGCGGAATGGCTGACTTATCCTTCTCTGGAGCTGCCGGTCCGGAGTGAGCCAATTGCTGCCCAGAGCGGTAAATTTATTTTGGCACTGGCCGTCAAATTTGGCTCGACGCGCCTGATTGACAATGCCTTATTTGTACCAACTACCGAGGTGAATGATCATGTATAG
- the panB gene encoding 3-methyl-2-oxobutanoate hydroxymethyltransferase, which yields MRKRLTITNLKKMKQDKNPISMLTAYDYPSAVLAEEAGLDVILVGDSLGNVVLGYDTTIPVTLDDMIYHTRAVARGAKNTFIVTDMPFMTYGIGRETTLRNAARLMQEGGAQALKLEGGTEIASEVEALVKAGIPVMGHIGLTPQSVHQLGGYKVQGKLDAEAEKLMEDAKALEAAGAFAIVLELVTEPLAAAISKELKIPTIGIGAGRGCDGQVLVYHDILQYSSPYIEKKMVKTYADIGSTIRNAISSYVNEVKAGAFPAEEHSFGAKPAAINHLYGAGEATNASNSQASREESPKRDFVSNHS from the coding sequence ATGAGGAAACGTTTAACGATCACCAACCTCAAGAAGATGAAGCAGGACAAAAATCCAATCTCGATGCTGACCGCTTACGATTATCCGTCTGCCGTACTGGCAGAGGAAGCCGGACTGGATGTTATTCTGGTCGGCGATTCGCTGGGTAACGTTGTACTTGGTTATGACACCACGATACCGGTCACGCTCGATGATATGATTTATCATACACGCGCCGTTGCGCGCGGTGCGAAGAACACCTTTATCGTAACCGACATGCCGTTTATGACTTACGGCATCGGCCGGGAAACAACTCTGCGCAATGCGGCACGCCTGATGCAGGAGGGCGGAGCCCAGGCACTCAAGCTTGAGGGCGGAACGGAAATCGCATCGGAAGTCGAAGCGCTCGTCAAAGCCGGCATTCCGGTAATGGGGCATATCGGACTAACGCCGCAATCCGTGCACCAGCTTGGCGGCTACAAAGTGCAGGGCAAGCTGGATGCGGAAGCGGAAAAGCTGATGGAGGATGCCAAAGCGCTGGAAGCCGCAGGAGCATTTGCGATTGTCCTTGAGCTTGTGACAGAGCCGCTTGCGGCAGCGATCAGCAAAGAACTTAAGATTCCAACGATAGGGATCGGAGCTGGACGCGGTTGTGACGGCCAGGTACTCGTGTATCATGATATTTTGCAATATTCTTCTCCTTATATCGAGAAAAAAATGGTCAAAACCTATGCGGATATCGGCTCCACGATCCGGAATGCCATTAGCAGCTATGTCAATGAAGTGAAAGCAGGTGCTTTCCCGGCTGAAGAGCATTCGTTTGGAGCCAAGCCGGCAGCCATCAATCATTTGTATGGCGCAGGAGAAGCAACAAATGCAAGCAACAGTCAGGCAAGCAGAGAGGAGTCTCCCAAGCGTGATTTTGTGTCGAACCATAGCTGA
- the dinG gene encoding ATP-dependent DNA helicase DinG, whose amino-acid sequence MKFAVLDLETTGHSVSDDILQVGLAVLDDNLEIVETYSSFVRPTIEIPAFITQLTGIDADMVADAPELDEVLMQLIPYLEDAVLVAHNVNFDAGFLNQALDRCGYHPFIGRRLDTIELLRILYPSITTYQLGAVTELFGIAHDQHHRADSDAIATAELFAQSVQKLRQLPLLTLQRLSFLIDNGSDLSWFMAETLKYAELHTSIDMNAYQYFNQFALKAGEWTDEQPARADQEDDPLKDVSFEQYLDGIRQRFMEKYPNYEEREAQTTMFREVYDSLCSDRHLLIEAGTGTGKSLGYLIPALYYGIQQESKIVVSTHTINLQEQLRQRDVPLLREILPFDFRASIFKGRGNYLCLRKFESKINAKDLVAPIDDAITASQMVVWLSETETGDQEELNFGNKGSDFWSTVASDADSCLNRQCPWFKRCYYHRAKHESNIADVCITNHSMLFTDVQADHRLLPSYSHLIIDEAHHVEEVAGKHLGMQLNYFSLTHQTTRLFKDARSGLLPALRLRLQQEDDERVQAWTETIDTVIPVFQDVKEHWDKLFELLYAFVGESGEAGNDNGQAVCRLRSDTPPKGWDDVLTIENNVHTELSRVVKTVDKMATDIKDRLDDQSIQGLITDLNGVVRDLTRVKDDLRTFLKMEQNSEVYWIEASTTYRYRSVHLYAVPVDVSKQLQQYFFDVKDSIILTSATLSVHKSFQYAEEQLGLEGFEENNRLKTVQLPSPFNYREQALVIIPRNFPTLKGSAGDPQFISMLVSSLADSAVETKGRMLVLFTSYRMLKQVYEPLKEALMGSGIQVLGQGIDSGNRTKLTRRFTQQPETVLLGTSSFWEGVDIPGEALTCLAIVRLPFQPPNHPLVEAKSELLQKQKQNPFMKLSIPQAVIRFKQGFGRLVRTAKDKGIVIIYDTRVIDTYYGKHFLYSLPGPKIETMHIDQMVPRMREWLQTEEEEIG is encoded by the coding sequence ATGAAATTCGCAGTATTGGATTTGGAAACGACAGGACATAGCGTCAGCGATGATATCTTGCAGGTTGGTCTGGCCGTGCTGGACGACAATCTCGAAATCGTTGAAACCTACAGCTCCTTTGTACGCCCTACAATAGAAATTCCGGCATTTATAACGCAGCTGACCGGAATTGACGCCGATATGGTGGCGGATGCTCCAGAATTGGATGAGGTGCTTATGCAGCTCATCCCTTATTTGGAGGATGCCGTGCTGGTCGCTCATAACGTTAACTTCGACGCCGGGTTTTTAAATCAGGCGCTTGACCGGTGCGGCTACCATCCGTTTATCGGACGGCGGCTGGATACGATTGAGCTGCTAAGAATTTTATATCCGTCCATTACGACGTATCAGCTAGGAGCTGTAACCGAGTTGTTTGGCATTGCCCATGATCAGCATCACCGGGCCGACAGCGACGCGATAGCAACAGCCGAATTATTTGCTCAATCCGTACAAAAGCTCAGACAGTTGCCGCTGCTCACTTTGCAGCGGCTATCCTTTCTTATAGACAACGGAAGCGATCTGAGCTGGTTTATGGCCGAAACGTTGAAATATGCCGAGCTTCATACCTCCATCGATATGAATGCTTACCAGTATTTCAACCAATTCGCGCTCAAAGCCGGAGAATGGACCGATGAACAGCCCGCCCGTGCCGACCAGGAGGATGATCCGCTTAAGGATGTTTCCTTCGAGCAATATCTGGACGGTATCCGGCAGCGTTTTATGGAGAAGTATCCGAATTATGAAGAGCGTGAAGCGCAAACAACAATGTTCCGCGAGGTCTACGACTCGTTGTGCAGTGACCGTCATTTGCTCATTGAAGCGGGAACGGGCACAGGCAAATCGCTTGGTTATCTGATTCCTGCGCTCTACTATGGCATTCAACAGGAAAGCAAAATCGTAGTCAGCACTCATACGATCAATCTGCAGGAACAGCTTCGTCAGCGGGATGTACCGCTGCTTCGCGAGATTTTACCTTTTGATTTCCGTGCCTCGATCTTCAAGGGCAGGGGCAATTATTTGTGTCTGCGGAAATTTGAAAGTAAAATCAATGCGAAAGATCTAGTTGCTCCCATTGACGATGCCATTACGGCATCGCAAATGGTCGTTTGGCTGAGCGAAACGGAAACCGGCGATCAGGAAGAGCTCAATTTCGGCAATAAAGGCTCGGATTTCTGGTCAACCGTGGCAAGCGACGCGGATTCCTGCCTTAATCGCCAATGTCCGTGGTTCAAGCGCTGCTATTACCATCGCGCCAAGCACGAGTCTAATATTGCCGATGTATGCATTACGAATCATTCGATGCTGTTTACGGATGTCCAGGCGGATCACCGTCTGTTGCCAAGCTACAGCCATCTGATTATCGATGAAGCCCATCATGTGGAAGAAGTAGCCGGCAAGCATCTTGGCATGCAATTAAATTATTTCTCCTTGACCCACCAGACAACAAGGCTGTTTAAAGATGCCCGTTCGGGTCTGCTGCCAGCGCTTAGACTTCGTCTTCAGCAAGAGGATGACGAGCGGGTTCAGGCATGGACGGAAACGATCGATACGGTTATTCCGGTGTTCCAGGACGTGAAGGAGCATTGGGATAAGCTGTTTGAGCTGTTGTATGCCTTTGTGGGAGAGTCGGGAGAGGCCGGCAATGATAACGGTCAGGCCGTATGCCGTTTGCGCAGCGACACGCCGCCAAAGGGTTGGGACGACGTTCTGACGATTGAGAACAATGTGCATACCGAGCTGAGCCGCGTTGTGAAGACGGTTGATAAAATGGCAACGGATATCAAGGACCGGCTTGACGATCAATCGATACAGGGCCTGATAACGGATTTGAACGGCGTTGTCCGCGATCTGACCCGGGTGAAGGATGATCTCCGTACGTTCCTCAAGATGGAGCAGAATTCGGAAGTATATTGGATCGAGGCAAGCACGACTTACCGTTACCGTTCCGTTCATTTGTATGCGGTCCCGGTTGACGTAAGCAAGCAGCTGCAACAATATTTCTTCGACGTGAAGGATAGTATTATTCTAACTTCCGCAACCTTGTCCGTTCATAAATCGTTCCAATATGCGGAAGAGCAGCTTGGACTAGAAGGATTCGAAGAGAATAACCGGCTGAAGACCGTGCAGCTTCCATCTCCGTTTAATTACCGGGAGCAAGCACTGGTCATAATCCCGCGTAATTTCCCGACCCTGAAGGGTTCTGCGGGCGATCCGCAGTTTATCTCCATGCTGGTAAGCTCGCTTGCCGATTCAGCGGTTGAGACAAAAGGCCGCATGCTTGTGCTGTTCACTTCTTACCGGATGCTGAAGCAGGTTTACGAACCGCTTAAAGAAGCTCTGATGGGGTCTGGCATTCAAGTGCTTGGCCAAGGCATCGACAGCGGCAACCGGACGAAGCTTACAAGACGGTTCACCCAGCAGCCCGAAACGGTTCTGCTCGGAACAAGCAGCTTCTGGGAAGGGGTAGACATTCCGGGCGAGGCTTTGACTTGTCTGGCTATTGTCCGTCTGCCTTTCCAGCCGCCGAATCATCCGCTTGTCGAAGCGAAGTCGGAGCTCTTGCAGAAGCAGAAGCAGAATCCATTCATGAAGCTGTCGATTCCGCAGGCGGTCATCCGTTTCAAGCAAGGCTTCGGAAGACTTGTACGCACGGCGAAGGACAAAGGAATTGTTATTATCTACGACACGCGTGTCATTGATACGTATTACGGCAAGCACTTCCTCTATTCGCTGCCTGGTCCAAAGATCGAAACGATGCATATCGACCAGATGGTACCGCGGATGCGGGAATGGCTGCAAACGGAAGAGGAGGAAATCGGGTGA
- a CDS encoding amidohydrolase — MSRKMAQLWIENGLFVTMNDVNAVFRGHMVVTDNQITYIGAEAPTGLDERAERLDGSKLAFMPGLINTHGHAAMSLLRGYSDDQNLQVWLEQKMWPMEAKYVDQDTRAGSALAIVEMLKTGTTAFVDMYDRMDQVAQMVEQSGIRSALTRGVIGLCSEEIQQAKLKEAIAFARDWNGKADGRITTMISPHAPYTCPPDYIEKFVQAAHDYDLPVHTHMSETLAEVEQNVRDYGSRPVEHLDKLGFFSRPALVAHAVHLNDEEIALLAERNVAVSHNPVSNLKLASGVARVPELLRAGVTVSLGTDSVASNNNLDLFKEIKFAALLHKGISGDPTVIPAMEALRMGTVYGARSIWQEGSIGQLATGMKADFIAIDLDQPHYYPLTDIVSHLVYSGSGRDVKHVWVDGKKVVHNGECTMMDEEKIRFEAQASFERLLNA, encoded by the coding sequence ATGAGCAGGAAAATGGCGCAGTTGTGGATTGAGAACGGCCTGTTTGTAACAATGAACGATGTTAATGCGGTTTTCCGCGGCCATATGGTCGTTACGGACAATCAAATTACATATATCGGAGCGGAGGCTCCAACCGGACTGGATGAGCGGGCAGAGCGTCTTGACGGCAGCAAGCTGGCTTTCATGCCGGGACTTATTAATACTCATGGCCATGCTGCCATGTCATTGCTCCGCGGTTATTCGGATGATCAGAACCTTCAGGTATGGCTGGAGCAGAAGATGTGGCCGATGGAAGCCAAATACGTCGACCAAGATACGCGTGCAGGCAGCGCGCTTGCGATTGTGGAGATGCTGAAGACGGGAACAACCGCTTTTGTTGATATGTACGACCGGATGGATCAGGTTGCTCAAATGGTTGAGCAATCGGGGATCCGCAGCGCTTTGACCCGCGGCGTAATCGGATTGTGTTCGGAGGAGATTCAACAGGCGAAGCTGAAGGAAGCGATTGCTTTTGCCCGTGACTGGAACGGAAAGGCGGATGGCCGCATCACAACGATGATCTCACCGCATGCTCCCTACACTTGCCCTCCGGATTATATTGAGAAGTTTGTACAAGCTGCCCATGATTATGATCTGCCAGTTCATACCCATATGTCCGAGACGCTTGCCGAAGTGGAGCAAAATGTCCGCGACTACGGTTCCCGTCCGGTGGAGCATCTGGACAAGCTTGGTTTCTTCTCGCGTCCGGCGCTTGTGGCGCATGCCGTGCATCTGAACGATGAAGAGATTGCTCTGCTTGCTGAACGCAACGTAGCCGTATCCCATAACCCTGTCAGCAACCTCAAGCTGGCAAGCGGCGTAGCCCGCGTTCCCGAGCTTCTCCGCGCAGGCGTGACGGTGTCGCTTGGCACGGACAGCGTAGCAAGCAATAACAACTTGGACCTGTTTAAAGAAATCAAATTTGCGGCGTTGCTGCATAAAGGAATTTCCGGGGATCCTACGGTCATTCCGGCGATGGAAGCTTTGCGCATGGGGACCGTCTACGGTGCCCGATCGATCTGGCAGGAAGGCAGCATCGGACAGCTCGCGACGGGGATGAAGGCCGATTTTATCGCGATTGATCTGGATCAGCCGCATTACTATCCGCTCACAGATATCGTATCCCACCTTGTTTATTCCGGATCCGGCCGGGATGTCAAGCATGTATGGGTAGATGGCAAGAAGGTTGTTCATAATGGCGAATGCACGATGATGGACGAGGAAAAAATCCGTTTCGAGGCACAGGCCAGCTTTGAACGGCTGCTCAACGCCTAA
- the bshA gene encoding N-acetyl-alpha-D-glucosaminyl L-malate synthase BshA, with amino-acid sequence MARKLKIGITCYPTLGGSGVVATELGKLMAERGHEIHFITHSIPFRLGKFHKNIFFHEVEVNDYYVFRYPPYDLSLASKMAQVAKMEKLDLLHVHYAVPHAVCAHLAKQMIGDGFKTVTTLHGTDITVLAQDESLKDLIRLAINESDAVTAVSQDLINETRQLLDITRPIDLTYNFVDKRVYYPRDAESLRADYAQPHEKILMHISNFRPVKRVSDVVDVFERVSSQLPAKLLLVGEGPELSKIQCKIRQMGLEDRVHFLGKQEDVAQVISMADLLLLPSEKESFGLVALEAMACGVPTVGSNAGGIPELVTHGETGYLCPIGDVEGMAAYATQLLKDEKLHQSFKEACLFRARNEFCNDVITTQYEQIYYRVLGMEADLPMPVCEA; translated from the coding sequence ATGGCACGTAAATTAAAAATCGGAATCACGTGTTATCCTACCCTGGGCGGTTCCGGCGTTGTAGCTACGGAGCTTGGCAAGTTGATGGCCGAACGCGGCCATGAAATTCATTTTATTACCCATAGCATACCGTTCCGTCTCGGGAAATTTCATAAAAACATCTTTTTCCATGAAGTTGAAGTTAATGATTATTACGTTTTCCGTTATCCGCCATATGATTTATCGTTAGCAAGCAAGATGGCTCAGGTTGCCAAAATGGAGAAGCTGGATCTTCTTCATGTGCATTACGCGGTTCCTCATGCCGTTTGCGCGCATCTGGCCAAACAAATGATTGGCGACGGCTTCAAAACCGTTACAACGCTCCATGGCACCGACATTACCGTGCTTGCTCAGGATGAATCGCTCAAGGATTTGATCCGTCTGGCCATTAACGAAAGCGATGCCGTGACAGCCGTATCGCAGGACCTGATTAATGAAACCAGACAGCTTTTGGATATTACGCGCCCGATTGATCTGACGTACAATTTCGTAGACAAACGCGTTTATTATCCGCGAGACGCGGAATCCCTGCGAGCCGATTATGCGCAGCCGCATGAAAAAATACTTATGCATATTTCGAACTTCCGTCCCGTGAAGAGAGTTAGTGACGTTGTGGATGTATTTGAACGGGTGTCCTCGCAACTTCCAGCTAAGCTGCTGCTTGTAGGCGAGGGTCCGGAATTGTCCAAAATCCAATGCAAGATCCGCCAAATGGGCCTGGAAGACCGTGTCCATTTCCTTGGCAAACAAGAGGACGTCGCACAGGTTATTTCGATGGCCGATCTATTGCTCCTGCCTTCGGAGAAGGAGAGTTTTGGCCTTGTTGCGCTTGAAGCGATGGCTTGCGGAGTGCCTACCGTTGGTTCTAATGCCGGTGGCATCCCTGAACTCGTGACGCATGGCGAGACCGGTTATTTGTGCCCAATCGGAGATGTTGAAGGAATGGCCGCATATGCCACTCAATTGCTCAAGGACGAGAAGCTTCATCAGTCGTTTAAGGAAGCCTGCTTGTTCCGTGCGCGCAACGAATTCTGCAATGATGTGATTACCACGCAATATGAACAAATTTATTATCGGGTTCTGGGAATGGAAGCCGATTTGCCGATGCCGGTATGTGAGGCTTAA
- a CDS encoding biotin--[acetyl-CoA-carboxylase] ligase, protein MSNNRLLELFEQNPGAYVSGEMISQELGVSRTAVWKQIKKLESLGYIFEASRRLGYKLISSPDTLSIPKLIKELKSKVFGSAIEWHEAVDSTQNLAQKLAEEGAPEGTLVIAEQQHNGRGRMGRGWVSPQGKGIWMSMVLRPSVPIHFAPQLTLLTAVALCRSLRRITSLPIGIKWPNDLLIEGKKISGILLESTAEEERLRYVIAGIGISVNLEKTDYPEEMLEKVTSLRIANGGDGFDRITVITDFLQEWEQLYNLYLDKGFAPIITLWEALSVSLNKPARLITPQGTIDGVPIGLDASGALTVRKDDGSTVVVFSAEMGEPVR, encoded by the coding sequence ATGTCAAATAACCGATTGCTTGAATTGTTTGAACAAAATCCCGGCGCGTATGTGTCGGGAGAAATGATCAGCCAAGAGCTAGGCGTCAGCCGGACAGCCGTATGGAAGCAGATTAAGAAGCTGGAGTCGCTTGGCTATATTTTTGAAGCGTCCAGACGGCTTGGCTATAAGCTGATATCTTCACCAGATACCTTGTCCATTCCCAAGCTGATAAAAGAATTGAAGTCAAAGGTGTTCGGCAGCGCGATAGAGTGGCATGAAGCGGTTGACTCTACGCAAAATCTGGCACAGAAGCTGGCGGAAGAAGGTGCACCTGAAGGGACGCTAGTTATCGCGGAGCAGCAGCATAACGGACGCGGCCGGATGGGGCGCGGCTGGGTGTCGCCGCAAGGAAAGGGCATTTGGATGAGCATGGTGCTCCGTCCGTCCGTACCGATTCATTTTGCACCGCAATTAACGCTTCTCACGGCTGTTGCTTTATGCCGCAGCTTGCGCCGGATCACTTCGCTGCCCATTGGGATCAAATGGCCGAATGACCTGCTGATCGAAGGGAAGAAGATTAGCGGCATTTTGCTGGAATCCACGGCAGAAGAGGAACGTCTCCGCTATGTCATTGCCGGAATCGGTATCAGCGTAAATTTGGAGAAAACGGATTATCCGGAGGAAATGCTTGAGAAAGTTACCTCTTTACGAATTGCCAACGGAGGAGACGGCTTTGACCGTATCACGGTTATAACCGATTTCTTGCAGGAGTGGGAGCAGTTGTATAATCTCTATTTGGACAAAGGATTTGCGCCGATTATTACGCTTTGGGAAGCGTTATCGGTATCCCTTAACAAGCCAGCGCGACTGATTACCCCGCAAGGAACAATTGACGGCGTGCCAATTGGCCTTGACGCAAGCGGCGCATTAACCGTTCGCAAGGACGACGGCAGCACGGTTGTCGTGTTCTCCGCCGAAATGGGCGAGCCCGTACGCTAA
- a CDS encoding redox-sensing transcriptional repressor Rex codes for MKQAKISEAVVRRLPIYLQVLNELYNREVQTVSSQELGLKLDLNPAQIRKDLAYFGDFGRKGIGYDVSYLIEKIQQILKLDQRINVALVGAGNLGHALCNYNKYSKDNMKIVAVFDDHQNKIGTMINNLTIQPMDKLKETVQENNIRIGIITVPGPEAQNVANQFVEAGIEGILNFAPAILRLPDHIRIHHADFTRELLSLAYYLEKERNEQENGAVVD; via the coding sequence GTGAAGCAGGCGAAAATTTCGGAGGCCGTTGTCAGACGGCTTCCCATCTACCTGCAGGTGCTAAACGAATTGTATAACCGTGAAGTGCAGACGGTTTCGTCGCAGGAGCTAGGACTCAAGCTGGATCTCAATCCCGCTCAAATCCGTAAGGATCTTGCTTATTTCGGCGACTTCGGCCGTAAAGGTATCGGATACGACGTTTCTTACCTGATAGAGAAAATTCAGCAGATTCTGAAGCTCGATCAGCGGATTAACGTTGCGCTTGTTGGCGCCGGCAATCTCGGACATGCATTGTGTAATTACAATAAATACTCCAAGGACAATATGAAAATCGTCGCGGTCTTCGACGATCATCAGAACAAGATCGGTACGATGATCAACAACTTGACCATTCAGCCGATGGACAAGCTGAAGGAGACCGTTCAGGAGAACAATATACGGATCGGCATTATTACCGTGCCCGGCCCTGAAGCGCAAAACGTAGCCAATCAATTCGTGGAGGCCGGGATCGAGGGCATTCTTAATTTCGCACCGGCAATTTTGCGTTTACCCGATCATATCCGCATTCACCATGCGGACTTTACGAGAGAGTTGCTGAGCTTGGCTTATTATTTGGAGAAGGAAAGGAATGAGCAGGAAAATGGCGCAGTTGTGGATTGA